The following nucleotide sequence is from Haloplanus aerogenes.
AGAAAGAGCAGATCACGACCCGGTCAGTCCGGAATCTCGTTAAACGCGCTGCGGTCGAAGCTGATGTGCGTCCCTACAAATACGAGAATGGGGACTTCGGACGCGGTGACCCTCAGGACGTCCATCCTCATGTCCTCCGCCACAGTCTCGCCTACCGGCTCCTGCACGAGCGCGACGACGATAAGTTCGATATCTACTTTGTCCGGAATCGGCTGCGGCATGCCTCCCTCCAGACGACGCTCCGAGAGTACGATCACTTCCGAACGATATGACTGTCTGTAAGGTCGGAAGAATATGAACTAGAGAAAGGCGATACAGTCTGGATCAAGATCGTTGACATTGGTCACTTCCAAGCTTGAGTCCTCGTGCTGTCACGGGCATCGTAGTCTTCTCTGCTCGTGATACCGCAATCAGCCTGAAAAGGAGCCGGAGTTCAACCCGGCTTGGACGATACTGTCCCGTTACCGTTCCAACTCGAGAAGTCTCTCGAACGCCAATTCCTCGACCTTACTAATGTGGTCGACGATTTCGTTATCGGTGTTGATCTGGTACATTTGACTACCGCCCCTCTCTCTAGTCTTGACGACGAGACCCATCTCCTGTAGCTCCCCAATGTTCTCGTAGACCGTACTCCGGGCCACTCCACTGATCTTGTGGATGTCGCTGATAGTTAAATCATGATCGCGCTCGCTCAATAGCGCCGAGAGGATCTTCACCTTGCCTGACTCACCGAACACGTGGGTGAGAGGGGCGTCATCGGAGTATGCGTCGTCGTTTTCTGGCCCATCTCGTTTGATCTCCGTAGGCATCACAACCCAACCTTGTATTCCGATAGCATATATCCGTTTGGGCGGAGGACATCGTTGTTGGATTGTCCAACACACTTATATACTCGTGTGCTGTATGGTCTCGTGTGACCGTCCGGCAGAAACATACCAAGGTCATCCACAAACTCCTCTACCGACGCTGCTTCGCGGGCGATCCCGTCTCACCCGAAACAGTCGCTGACTGGTTTCCAGTTGGCGAGGCTGAGCAGGTCAAGCGAGAAATCGAACGGATGGCCTCCGATCCAGGCGCACCGGTTCGTGTAGTAGACGAGGGCCCAGACGTCTGCTTATCCAGCGTCGAGGAGGCTTTGATTTACCTCGACAAACACGATAGCTACGTCCCTTCCGGGCTCGAGGCATTCCTTCAGACCACTCCTGTGAATGAGTCACGACTTTAGCATCATCCGCGAGGAGAACGGCGATCAGCCCAGCGTCGACGACCAAATGACCGTCGCGCGAACTCTCTACGAGGAGGGTATCACTACCGAGGAAACAGCGCTGAAAGAGGACGAGATCGCGGAACTTCTCGAGGAACGCGACGTTCATCTGGAGTACAAACTCCGGACGTGCCTCGACAACCTCCGTGACATCCCGGTGATCGTGGGGCACTTCCCACCCGGCTCGAAATACGTCCCGATCAGCGAGCGGCGCGACGAGATCATCTTCGACGAGGTCGAGGAGACGGTACGCGTCGACCGTGAGTCCCTCATCGAACACATTCACGATGACGACCCAGACGACGAGGACGAACTGCCGCTGACCGCCGACGGTCGCGGGGCTACAGTACGAGAGGTAGTCGCTGACGACGCCGACATCGATCCCGAGGACGTCGAGCACTACCTCCGTAGCGGCAACCGCGACACCCAGCGCGAGCGGCTCAACGACGCCATCGACGCGATCGTCGGTTCCGATGAGGTGACGAAACGCGACGATTACGGCAAGGTCGTGTTCCGCCACAAAGCCTACCGCTACCACCTGATCTGACGGAGAACTCTCTATGTCCCAAACGACTGATACCCCCAGTTGGAGCGCCCCGAAAACCGAGTTCGAGGAACTGCTCGACTCGAGTTTTGTTCGTGACACCACGACTCCCGACAGCGTCAGCCACTCCAAGGCCGACCGGATGCTACGGCTGACCACGACGGATCTCTTCTTCAAGGGGATTCGCCCCGACTTCGACAAGCGCGACCTCGACTTTCTCTGCGACCTCGTCTGTGCGAATCTCGGTCGACATCTCGACTTGCCTGTCCTCCCGCAGTATCCCGTCGAGCATCCCGAGTACGGCCTTGGCCTGGTGAGTCCGCACCTCGAGGGGGAAACCGGGATCGCCGTCGACGACCACAGCCAGCTCGCGAACGGCGACAAAGTTCCACAGCTCTGTGTGTTCGAAGAGTGGGTAATGAACACCGACGACAAGGCGGAACATTTCCGGACAGTCGACCATGAAGGGGAAAAGCGGGTCTATGCGTTCGACCACGGACACACGCTCCACCAGGCGAACAGCTTCGACGGGCAGGTTGAAACCAACGACCGCATTCGGCAAAGCGTCGGTCAGAACCCTTACAACTACGGATCGCCGTCGGAGGTCACGTCCGGAGTCGAGTTGATCCAGGGAACCACCGACGAAGAGACCCGTCGTGTCGTAAGAAAGTCGCTCGATCAAATTCGAAGAGCTTCGCCGGACGATCCAGATATCGAGTCGCTCGTCGAGGATGCCGATACTCACACGACGACCGTGGTCAACACCTCCGAGAACGCCGGCGCAATATCGACCAGATCATCAAATCAAAATTTCAGTAGAACAAGTAGAAGATGGTATCCAGCCCCAAAACCGACGGGCGATCAGTTGAAATCGAGTGACTGTACGTGAGGCTCCTGAGTCTATTCCGGAAGGCTGTCGGCGATTTTCGTTATAACAAAGCCGCTGCTTTTGTCCATGGAACGCGAGTGCTGACGATGGCCATCGGCGGAGCCGTCGCTGGGCTCAGCATTCTCGCCTACTTCGATATCATTCGGCCTGTCCAAGTGCTCCAGGCAGCTGGATACGCAGCCCTCCTATTCGTGATGGACTACGCGTTCCTCAGAGACCTCGCCTTCGGACTCCGGTTCATCGCGCCCGATCTTTTTGGCTTTCTCAGCCTCTCAACCATCGTATCCGGAGTAACGGCAGTCGGGGCACTGTCCATCGCCTGGCGCTGGCATCGATCTCAATGATAGGCATTCGATACTCCACGTGAGGGGAGCAGTTGGGACGGACAGCAGCTATACTAATTCCTATAGGAATTATATTAGAGATAGCTATAGGTCTACGCCAAACCGCTCACGGTGATTACAATCGACCCAATATATCATATGTCGCTATACGGAATAGCGAGGGGATGCTACAGGTTTCTCTATAGGGAAAGCTATAGCTTAGAGGCCCTTGGTCGCCTGTTCGCGGGCCGCCTCCCGAACTGCCTCGAATTCTTTGGGAGCTGCCTCCTGGAACCCGAGACGGAGTGCAAGGCGAAGGATCTCACTCCGGTCGACATCGCCCTCCTCGATATCTAGCTGGCGCTGAAGCGCGTGGCCGACCTCCTCCAAGCGATCAGGATTCTCCTCAAGTGCACGAATGAACGCCGCGAGATGTCCATCCCACACGCTGATGGTCTTCTGTTTGTCGCCGGCGTCGATAGCCTCCAACTCATCGAGGATGTTCTCGACGAGATCGCGCCTCGCGTCTTCGGCAGCCGCTTCTTCGATCCGGTCACCGTGGGACGTCTGTTCGCGAAGCGCCGCAAGGTCGTCGTCATCTTCAGCCACCGTGATCACCTCCAAGACGGGAAACAAGCGTTTCAGCAGCGTCGAGATACGCCTCCCGAGCCCGGCGAGCCGTCGTCGACGGCTCCTGGAGCGCAAACGCAGTCTGGCCGTGTTCCGCAGCGTTCCGGATGTCCTGTGAATACGGGACGTAGTCGGGCGCGATGGCGTCCGGA
It contains:
- a CDS encoding winged helix-turn-helix domain-containing protein; amino-acid sequence: MPTEIKRDGPENDDAYSDDAPLTHVFGESGKVKILSALLSERDHDLTISDIHKISGVARSTVYENIGELQEMGLVVKTRERGGSQMYQINTDNEIVDHISKVEELAFERLLELER